In Spartobacteria bacterium, the genomic stretch CGGATTGCCCACCGATCGTATCGAGGTGTCCGGCATTCCCATATCCCAGGATTTTTCACAGGTGATGGATCGCGGGGGGTTATTAAAAAAACATGGACTGCTGCCCGATCGCCCGGTGGTTCTGTTGTCCGCCGGCACCTTTGGCGTCATGCCTGCCAAGGATATTTTCCGTATTCTTGAACGTATAAAAACCCCCGCGCAGCTGGTTGTAGTCTGCGGGCATAACGACAAGTTGAAGGAGGCATTAAACGATTATGCCGACACGGCGCTTACGGACAGCAATAAACGGTACGTGATACTTGGCTACACCGACGTGATGCATGAATTGCTGGCTGTGGCGGATCTTTTCATCGGCAAGCCGGGCGGCCTGACCACCAGCGAATGTATGGCGGCCGGCGTACCTATGATTGTCTGGGATCCCATTCCCGGACAGGAATGGTTCAATGCCTGTTATTTACTGGAAAGCGGTGCGGGCATTATTCCCGATAATGCCGTAACCATCGGCTACAAAGTGGATTCCATTCTCGGTGATGCAGAAAAACTCAAAAAAATGAGCAATGCGGCGAGGGCTATAGCCAAACCCGATGCCGCATCACATATCGTTGATGCCATGTTGAAAAACGAGAATGAAACACCGGTAAAAGCTTTTAAAAAGAAAATGTAACGATCAAAAGCACGTGTCAGGATTAACTATGGTGAATACAGTTGTTGTCGCACATAAAACACAGGCCGCCTACCCGGAAAAAGAACCTTTTCATCCGGAAGGAGGCTATCCCGAATATCCCTTTTCACAGGAATTAACGCAGGAACGAAATGACGTTTATGCGATGGTGCGCGATGTTTTTCGCGAAATGGAACTGGATGCCGGATACTTCGGAACACCGCAGTGGAATCCGCTGGGAACCTTTATTAAACCGGGGATGACCGTGGTGTTAAAACCCAACCTGGTGCAGGATCGACATTATCGAGGCGGCGATATGGACTGTTTAATCACACATGGTTCTATGGTGCGTGCCGTCATGGACTATGTGTATATCGCGCTGCACGGATCGGGAAAAGTCATCATGGGCGATGCACCGGTGCTCAGCACGGTGTTTGATAAAGCGGTGGAAAAGGCCCATCTGAATGAAGTCATTGCCTTCTATAAAGAACAGAAGCTGCCGGGTTTCGAGGTCTTTGATTTCCGCAAAGTGGTGGGACGTCTGGATGATCGGTTTCATGTGACCGGCTGGGACGAATGCAGGGGCGACCCCCATGGCACGGTGCAGTTTGACCTGGGCAGCGACAGCATGCTCGAACCCATTGCTAAGTATGCAAAACTGTTCCGTCTGCCTCATTACCGGGTGGGTGATACGGAGCAATATCACAGCAGCTCTTATAATAAATTTGTCGTCGCCCGATCAGTTATTGATGCGCAGGTGGTCATCAATATGCCCAAAATGAAAACCCACTGCAAGGCGGGCATGACCGGTGCACTCAAAAACTTCGTGGGTATGGTGGCCGTGCGACATTGCTATACGAACTATCGCAAAGGTAGTCCGGAACATCATGGTGATGAATACCCCTACCCCAGCACCATCAAAACCATCAGCGATGCCATCGAACGCAAGGTGGATGGATTACAGGCGGGGCCGACCCGCAGCCTGCTGACACTGGCGCACCGAGTTAATGAACGTATTCGCAACATGCTGGGCATCGATGGAATACGCGACGGAGCCTGGTCCGGAAACGATACGGTGTGGCGTGCCATTGTGGATCTGGTCCGCATTGCGCGATATGGTAAAACGGATGGAACCATGAGCAGCGACCCGCAACGGATCCTGTTTACTATCATGGACGGAATCATTGCCGGCGAGGGCGAAGGCCCGCTGGAATCGCAATCCATACACGCCAACTGTCTGATCGCGGGAGTCGACCCCATTGCCGTTGATGCTGTGACATCGAAGCTTATGGGCTTCGACTTTCGCAAGGTTCCTGTAATCAAAAACGGAGCAGAGTTAACCACCTGGCCGCTGCTCGACGGGAAGCTTGACGAAATAACCTGCAGAGTAAACGGCAGCGAAACCAATATAAACAACGTGAACGGCATACTGGAATGCGGCCCGTTCAAACCGGCTCGGGGCTGGATTGGACGGATCGAAGAGGAAAGGCGCTGATGCAGCAATCCTATGGCAAACAAAGTGTTTGTTTGACGATTGTGTTTGTGCTATTCTGCCTCCGTTTTATTCTGTCTGGCTTGTCGTAAATAAGGAAGGGATTTTTATGAATATACTGGTGATACACGGACCTAATTTAAATTTACTGGGGCTGCGCGAGCCCGATAAATACGGAATTGTCGGACTGGATGAAGTAAATCAGCTGGTGCGCGATGAGGCGGATCTTCTCGAAATCAGCGTAGAATGCTTTCAGTCAAACATCGAAGGAAATATCGTCACGGCCATTCATAAAGCCATGGGCCGTATCAGCGGAATTATTATTAATGCTGCGGCCTATACACATACAAGTATTGCCATCCGTGATGCCATTGCGGCAGTTCAGATACCAACGATTGAAGTGCATTTGACGCAGACTGCCGCCCGCGAATCCTTTCGTCACGTCAGCATGATTGCACCGGTTTGTATAGGAAGCATTTCCGGGTTTGGTGCCGACAGCTACGTACTGGCTCTTCGCGGAATGTATAACTATTTAAATATAAAAGAATAAGACCAGAAAGAAGAGGGATGTTGCATGGAATATCGTGAAATTAAGAAACTAGTTGATCTCATTGATGAAAAAGATTTTTCTGAATTTGAACTGGAGACAGAAGCGTTTCGGGTGAGCATCAAAAAAGGTGGACAGCAGCCGACGATGATGCCAACCGCCATCGCCGCCGCTCCCGCCGCATCACTGCCCGTGGCCGAACCGGTCGAGGCCGTCGAAGAAAGCGGAGAAGTGGTAAAATGCCCCATTGTCGGAACATTTTATCGTTCCCCTTCACCAGAATCTGATGTTTTTGTAAAAGTGGGCAGTCCGGTCGAAGAAGATACCGTGGTCTGTATTGTCGAAGCGATGAAAGTAATGAATGAAATCAAAGCGGAAGTCTGCGGTGTCGTCAAAAAAATATTAGTCGACAACGCTACACCTGTGGAATACGGGCAGCCGCTGTTTCTTATTGAAACAAAATAATTGCTCAATTTTGAACAACGCGGAGAACATTTATTATGTTTCAACGAATACTTATCGCGAACCGAGGCGAGATTGCGGTGCGTATTATACGTGCCTGTAAAGAATTAGGAATAAGTACCGTCGCTATTTACTCGCAGGCGGACGAACATTCGCTTCATGTACAGCTGGCCGACGATGCCATATGCGTAGGACCGGCACCGGCCGCCGAAAGCTATCTGAAGATTTCCAATATCATCAGTGCCGCTGAAGTGGCTGACGTAGATGCCATTCACCCCGGCTACGGATTCATGTCTGAAAATGCGCACTTTGCGGAGATCTGCGAAAACTGCAATATCACCTTTATAGGCCCCTCGCCCGACAACATCCGGCGTATGGGAGATAAGGCCATGGCGCGTGAAACCATGCGCTCCGCCGGCGTTCCTGTAACCCCCGGAAGTGAAGGAGTCGTCGCCACCAAAGATGAAGCCTTGCGGCTTGCGCAGGATATTGGGTATCCCGTCCTGGTCAAAGCCGTCTCAGGCGGCGGCGGCAAAGGCATGCGGGTGGCTCATAATGCGGTCAGCCTGGTGCAGGCATTTATGACGGCGGCAAGTGAAGCAGAACGCGCCTTCGGCGATTCGACGCTCTATTTGGAAAAATATATCGAAAGTGCACGCCACATCGAAGTGCAGCTCATCGGTGATAAACACGGTCACGCCATTCACCTGGGAGAACGCGACTGCAGTATCCAGCGGCGACATCAGAAAATGATCGAAGAAGCGCGCTGCCCGGCCCTGAATGATGATGTGCGAGACAAAATGTTTGAAGCCGCCCTGCTGGCCGCCCATGCGGTGAAATACTCCAGTGTGGGAACGGTTGAATTTCTTTATGATGAAAACGAAAAAAACGCGTATTTCATGGAAATGAATACGCGCGTTCAAGTGGAGCACCCCGTAACGGAAGAAATCACAGGCGTTGACATCATCAAAGAGCAGATCAAAGTGGCCGCCGGTCATGAATTAAGCTTCAAACAAGAAGATATTCAATTCAACGGACATGCCATCGAGCTGCGCATCAATGCGGAAGATCCCTATAACAATTTCGCTCCGTCCCCGGGTGTGATTAACTGGATTCACTTTCCGGGCGGGAAAGGAGTCCGGGTAGATACCCATGTATATCCCGGCTACATGGTGTCTCCCTATTATGACAGCATGATCGGCAAACTGATCGTGCATGGCCATAACAGAGAGTCGGCCATTCAGCGTATGGCGAGTGCCATTGATGAGTTTATGATTGAAGGTGTCTGCACGACCGTGCCTCTGGCACAGACGTTGATCGCCGACCCCCGTTTCAAACAGGGCAAATACAACACCCATTTCCTCGATAAGTTCCTTCGGGAAGGTTATTTAGTTCAACGATAAGGAGACATTACCATGAGAGTTATACATACATTGGTTCGTTGGTTTTTTTATGCATTACTGCTGGCCGAAGCGGCTTTCGCAGTGTACGCCACGATGTTTGATCAGCCGCGGTGGAGTCAGTTATTGCAACTGGCAAAAGATGAGTGGTTTTTAGCCTTTTTTGGAGGGCTGGTTGTTCTGCTGCTCATGTTGATTTATGTACTGACCTTTACGCGCAAAAAAGTGCCGTCAAAGAATATATCCTTTGATGGCCCCAACGGCAGAGTGACCATTAGTGTCAAAGCCGTACGAGACTTCGTACAGCGCGTTTCTGCTGAATTTTCTGAACTGGTCAGCGTGCAGCCGACACTGGAATACGAAGGCAAAGGCCTGCATATCGATTTGGAAGTGCGGGTTATCGACGGAACAAGCCTGCCTGAACTGAGCCAGGCGCTTCAGGAACGGGTTATCGAGCGGCTGAACGAACAGCTGGGGCTGAAATCGGTTAAATCGGTGAAGGTCAATGTACGTGAAATCGTAGACCGCCCGCCCGTGTATACCAAGACCGAAGGGGAAACCTCTCTTTAATATTTTTTTGCACATAATGCATAGGACAGCAGGAGTTTTTTAATGACAGAAAATGATATTCAAGTCGCAGTGGTCGGCTCTATCGGCATCGATACCGTCGAAACACCAAAAGATAAGCGAGTAGATATTCTTGGCGGATCTTCCAGCTTTGCGGCCGTAGCCGCTGCTTGGTTTGCCAATGTGGGACTGGTGGGTGTGGTCGGCACCGATTTCACAGACCAGTATATGGATATCTATCGCAACGCAGGCGTTGACCTCGCCGGATTGCAGGTAAAAGAAGGCCAGACCTTCCGCTGGTCGGGCGTATACGAAAACAATATGAACAAACGCCGCACATTGAGCACGGAACTTAATGTATTCCAATCGTTTATGCCGGAACTGCCTGAAGCGTATAAAACCGCGCCGTTTCTGTTTTTGGGCAATATTTCACCCGATTTGCAGTTGCACGTGCTGAATCAGATGAAAGGAGATGTGTTTTCGCTGGTGGACACCATGGATCTGTGGATCAACACCGCCCGCAAAGACCTGGATGAGGTGGTCAAACGTGTCGACATGCTCACGCTTAACGATGCCGAAGCCCGCCAATATACCGGCGAAGATAATATCATTAAGGCAGCAAAAATGATGCTGGAGCGCGGACCAGCACACGTTCTGATCAAAAAAGGTGAACACGGCAGCATCCTGTTCTCCAAGGAAGACACCTTCCTGATGTCGGCCTTCCCCATTGAATCACTGGTCGACCCAACCGGTGCCGGAGATACATTTGCCGGCGCACTGATCGGCGCACTGGCCCGATCCGGTTCTGTTTCGCATGAAACGCTGCGCGAAGCGATTATGTATGGCAATATTATTGCCTCTTTTGTTGTAGAGGACTTCAGTCTGAATCGGCTCATCACGCTGGATATGGATCAGATTGAAGAACGGGCAAGCCTTTTCTGCGATATGATCTGCATTTAAGCGTTACCTATTGCAAAGAGCGTATCTGCTGTGTTCGCCAACGGATCGCACCCGCAATGTTGCGGGTCGCGCGCGCGCGAATAAAAGTTCCAATGTCTGGAAGTTTTTTCAAAAAAAGTTCCAATCATTGGAACTTTTTGTAAATCCGTCATGGGAAAAGTTCCAATCATTGGAACTTTTAAATGGTTGCCCCTGATGCGACAGGACGCTATTGTTCGTTTTTTGAATTTTGAGAGTACATGATGAATAAAACGATGCTCCGGCTGGTTTACAACACCCTTTTCCCTTTGTGTTTTTTATGTCTTGTGCCGCGCTTTCTGATGAGAATGAAACGGCGCGGCGGCTATAAAAAAGACTTCGGTCAACGCTTCGGGTTATATCGGCCTGATGTATTGCAGCACCTGACACAGCAACAGAACAGTATCTGGATTCAGGCCGTCAGTGTAGGCGAAATATTTATTGCACTTGAATTCATCGACACCTACCGGAAGGCCTGCCCTGACGCGCACTTCGTTTTATCCACGAATACATCAACAGCCTATGCCATCGGCAAAAAAAGGGTTTCTTCCCAAGATGCCATTATTTATTTTCCGCTAGATATGTCCCTGATCATACGTAAGGTTTTTCGAATCATCAGGCCGGCGGCAATCATTCTCGTTGAATGCGAATTATGGCCCAACCTTATTAATCTCGCCGCACAAAAACATATCCCCACCATGTTATTGAACGGGAGAATGTCGGATCACTCGTTCAGAGGCTACCGAAAATTGCACTGGTTTACCCGGGCTCTCCTGCAGGATGTTCAGCTCCTGCTGGTTCAGACCCGCGCCGACGCACAACGATTCATTGAACTCGGCGCATCGCCGGAACGCCTTCATATTACCGGTTCAGCTAAATACGATGTAATCAAACGGGATGTGCCGGGAGAACAGCGTACAGAATCTGCACTGAAACAGATGGGCTGGTCGCCGCAAACCCGCATACTGCTGGGCGGCTCCACGTGGGATGGCGAAGAAACGATTCTTGCAGAAATCTATGTTGAATTAAAACAAACCTATCCCGACCTGTTGCTGGTGCTCATTCCGCGTCATGCAGAACGTCGGAACGCCGTGTGCGCGGTTCTGGATGAACTCCATTTAAAAGTGCTGCGACGTACCGATATGACCGAAACATCGACGCATGAGCGCCCTGATGTACTGCTTGTGGATACCACCGGCGAGATGAAAAACTTCTTTTCCTGCGCTGATATCATTTTTATTGGCAAGAGCTTAACGCAGAATGGCGGACAAAATATCATTGAACCGGCGTTCTATGGAAAAACGGTTATCGTCGGACCGAATATGCAGAATTTCCCCGGTGTTATGATCGATTTCCTTGTGGCAAAAGCAGTCGTACAAGTGCAGAACAGACAGGAGCTGAAACAGCAATTTCTTCATTTTATGGAAAATCCGGAATCGGGCAAAGCACTGGGACGCAATGCGGCTGCCCTCGTGGAAAAGAAATCGGGTTCCTTGAAAAAATCTGCCGCATGTATTGCTCAACATATCACTTTGCCTACCCCCGGTGTGTAAATGGAACGTAAAGTACGTAAAAACACGATCTCTCTCTGGGTAACGATCATGGTTGTTCTGTTTATCCTGTCGCAAATCGGGCTCGTCGCATACTTTCAAATCCTGCGCGTGGAGAGCATAAAGCGAGCGGCGCAAATGGCTGAACAAACGCCGGAAGAATCCATTTCATTGCCAACGCAAACGCCTCCAGTCAATCCAACGGTTCCGCCGGTTGTTCCAACACGAAAACCTGCGGCAACCAGCACGCCGCGGCAACCGACGGCTGCTGCAACGGCAACTCCCACCCCCTGGCCTACGTCAACGCCGTCCCCCACTCCTACTCCCGCTGCAACGGCAACTCCAACCCCCTGGCCTACGTCAACGCCGTCCCCTACCCCCACAGCGACTGCTTCACCCACCCCCCGGCCCACATCAACACCTACACCACAACCCACGTCAACCCCGACACCATGGCCCACGTCAACCCCTGCACCAAAACCAACGTTGACCCCGACACCATGGCCCACATGGACTCCTGCACCAAAACCCACATGGACGCCCACGCCGCGACCACGTCCCACAGCAACTCCCACACGTCGACCGCGCCCCACCAGAACGCCCATCCCCACGCCAACCCCTACGCCTACGCCTACCCCCACGCCCTGGCCCACGCCAACACGTACTCCAAGACCGAGGCCGACCTATACTCCCGTCCCCACCTTGACACCCACACCACTCCCGCGACCAACCGCAACGCCACAACCAACCAGAAAACCCAGACCCAAACGAACACCCCGGATCTATCTCACTGTCACTCCGGAACCGCGACCAACCAAACGATCTCTGCTTGATATTCTGCCCAAAGTCGTAACAGTTCGTCAGCAGCAGATACGCATCGTTTCCGCCGATGAACGACGTTTTCACCCTCAAAAAGACGCCGACGAAACGCGTGTACTTACGCTGAAATTTGTCGTTGATCCCGATATCCAATTTATTAAAAATGAAAAAGCGCAGATAGATGTCATATTCTATGATCTGTTGGCGAACAGAGATAAACCCACCAAATCATGCCGCTTTTCGATCAAGCTCCCCTTGGCGGATGTCATCAGAAAGCAGCAGAGCTGGGTCTTTTCGGTCAATGCAAACTATACCATTCCCAAAGGACGCCGCGCACTGGACAAGGCCAAATACGGCGTGGAACCACATTATTATGGTTATGTTGCATCCATTGAATACGGCGGCGTTATTCAGGACACCCTCTCACGTCCGGATAAGCTACGTACGCTGGAGTAAATAAAATGAATCATTCCATATCGCTTATTCTTGAGGGCGGAGGATTGCGAGGCATCTATTCCGCAGGCATTCTTGAATGTCTAATGGATGCGCATATCCAGTTTCCTGCAGTTTACGGCGTGTCTATGGGCGCCTGCAATGCCGCCAATTTTATTTCGGGGCAAGCAAAACGAAATCGCTGCGTCAGCATTGATTATGTCAATGATCCGCGCTACCTGAGCTTTCGGCGTCTGTTCTCTCACGGGGAGCTTTTCGGCATGGATTTCATTTTCGATACATTGCCTAATAAACTGAATCTTTTCGATTATGATGCTTTTTTCAAGAATCCAGCACGATTTGTTATCGGAACCACGGACATCGTTACCGGTAAAGCCATCTATTACGAAAAAAACAATCAATCTGATATCCTTCGCATTCTACAGGCATCCAGCAGCTTACCGATGATTTCAAAACCTGTTCATCACGATGGACGCCTCCTCATGGATGGAGGGCTGGCTGATGCCATTCCCCTTGCTAAAAGCATCGAAGACGGGAATACCAAACACGTCATTATTCTCACCCGCCCCGCATCCTACCGAAAAGAAAAAACGCGCGTTGCCACTTTTATGCCGCTTCTCTACCATCGCTATCCCGGCTTATGCCACTGCCTTAAAACACGACATATACGCTACAATAAAACACTGGATGATATCGCAGCCCGCGAACAAGCCGACGAGGTATTTGTATTCCGCCCTGAAACTGCTTTACGTCCGCGGCGAATAGAACGCAATCAAGAGCTGCTCCATGAAGCGTATGACATCGGCTATCAGCAGGCTAAAAAAGCACTCCCGCTACTACTGGAATTCCTCAAATAAACGCCTTAACCTGCCCGATAATCTGTTCTGGCTGCTCCACAATCATCATATGAGCCGATATGATGGACACCAAACGGGCATCCGATAACCGTTCTGCCAAGGCTCTCACATATCCCGCAGGGACTAACAGATCCTTTGTCCCTGCCAATAAAAGGACCGATTGATGTACTTTTGATAACGCACTGCGCACATCACAGTGCATTAAAGCCGCAATCTGATTTTCAAAAGCATACAAAGCCTGTACCGGTTTCTGCGACGCCGCAAACGATACCATATCATCCACCAGCGCGCGATTTGCCAGTAGAGAATCAGAGAATAACCAAGGCATAATAATCTGAAATAACGCCCCCTGCGACAGGCCGTTCCGCCACAATTGTGCGTTGGTCTGAAAAGGAAACAAGGCACCAGCACGCAAGAAACTAAACGGATTACACAACACCAGTTTTAAAACTCGTGCAGGGTACTGTGAAGCCATTGACAAGGCCACCGCCGTTCCCATGGAATGCCCCATTAGCACAGCAGAATCAATCTCCAGTGCGTCCATAAGTCCAATGACATCTGCGGCCATCTGCTCAATGCTGTAGGGTTCTTTGGGCGACGTTGTCCTGCCAATACCGCGCGGATCAAACCGAATCAGCTGATATGCGGATCTCAATCCGGGCACCATCGCCCCCCAGACTTCATGAGTCGATGCCAGACCGGGCAGGCAAACAAGTGGAATCCCCTTCCCTTCTTTTTGATAAAACATATCAATTCCATTTACATGTA encodes the following:
- the accB gene encoding acetyl-CoA carboxylase biotin carboxyl carrier protein, translating into MEYREIKKLVDLIDEKDFSEFELETEAFRVSIKKGGQQPTMMPTAIAAAPAASLPVAEPVEAVEESGEVVKCPIVGTFYRSPSPESDVFVKVGSPVEEDTVVCIVEAMKVMNEIKAEVCGVVKKILVDNATPVEYGQPLFLIETK
- the accC gene encoding acetyl-CoA carboxylase biotin carboxylase subunit, with translation MMFQRILIANRGEIAVRIIRACKELGISTVAIYSQADEHSLHVQLADDAICVGPAPAAESYLKISNIISAAEVADVDAIHPGYGFMSENAHFAEICENCNITFIGPSPDNIRRMGDKAMARETMRSAGVPVTPGSEGVVATKDEALRLAQDIGYPVLVKAVSGGGGKGMRVAHNAVSLVQAFMTAASEAERAFGDSTLYLEKYIESARHIEVQLIGDKHGHAIHLGERDCSIQRRHQKMIEEARCPALNDDVRDKMFEAALLAAHAVKYSSVGTVEFLYDENEKNAYFMEMNTRVQVEHPVTEEITGVDIIKEQIKVAAGHELSFKQEDIQFNGHAIELRINAEDPYNNFAPSPGVINWIHFPGGKGVRVDTHVYPGYMVSPYYDSMIGKLIVHGHNRESAIQRMASAIDEFMIEGVCTTVPLAQTLIADPRFKQGKYNTHFLDKFLREGYLVQR
- a CDS encoding DUF362 domain-containing protein codes for the protein MVNTVVVAHKTQAAYPEKEPFHPEGGYPEYPFSQELTQERNDVYAMVRDVFREMELDAGYFGTPQWNPLGTFIKPGMTVVLKPNLVQDRHYRGGDMDCLITHGSMVRAVMDYVYIALHGSGKVIMGDAPVLSTVFDKAVEKAHLNEVIAFYKEQKLPGFEVFDFRKVVGRLDDRFHVTGWDECRGDPHGTVQFDLGSDSMLEPIAKYAKLFRLPHYRVGDTEQYHSSSYNKFVVARSVIDAQVVINMPKMKTHCKAGMTGALKNFVGMVAVRHCYTNYRKGSPEHHGDEYPYPSTIKTISDAIERKVDGLQAGPTRSLLTLAHRVNERIRNMLGIDGIRDGAWSGNDTVWRAIVDLVRIARYGKTDGTMSSDPQRILFTIMDGIIAGEGEGPLESQSIHANCLIAGVDPIAVDAVTSKLMGFDFRKVPVIKNGAELTTWPLLDGKLDEITCRVNGSETNINNVNGILECGPFKPARGWIGRIEEERR
- the amaP gene encoding alkaline shock response membrane anchor protein AmaP, with translation MRVIHTLVRWFFYALLLAEAAFAVYATMFDQPRWSQLLQLAKDEWFLAFFGGLVVLLLMLIYVLTFTRKKVPSKNISFDGPNGRVTISVKAVRDFVQRVSAEFSELVSVQPTLEYEGKGLHIDLEVRVIDGTSLPELSQALQERVIERLNEQLGLKSVKSVKVNVREIVDRPPVYTKTEGETSL
- a CDS encoding sugar kinase, yielding MTENDIQVAVVGSIGIDTVETPKDKRVDILGGSSSFAAVAAAWFANVGLVGVVGTDFTDQYMDIYRNAGVDLAGLQVKEGQTFRWSGVYENNMNKRRTLSTELNVFQSFMPELPEAYKTAPFLFLGNISPDLQLHVLNQMKGDVFSLVDTMDLWINTARKDLDEVVKRVDMLTLNDAEARQYTGEDNIIKAAKMMLERGPAHVLIKKGEHGSILFSKEDTFLMSAFPIESLVDPTGAGDTFAGALIGALARSGSVSHETLREAIMYGNIIASFVVEDFSLNRLITLDMDQIEERASLFCDMICI
- a CDS encoding patatin family protein, coding for MNHSISLILEGGGLRGIYSAGILECLMDAHIQFPAVYGVSMGACNAANFISGQAKRNRCVSIDYVNDPRYLSFRRLFSHGELFGMDFIFDTLPNKLNLFDYDAFFKNPARFVIGTTDIVTGKAIYYEKNNQSDILRILQASSSLPMISKPVHHDGRLLMDGGLADAIPLAKSIEDGNTKHVIILTRPASYRKEKTRVATFMPLLYHRYPGLCHCLKTRHIRYNKTLDDIAAREQADEVFVFRPETALRPRRIERNQELLHEAYDIGYQQAKKALPLLLEFLK
- a CDS encoding 3-deoxy-D-manno-octulosonic acid transferase, with the protein product MMNKTMLRLVYNTLFPLCFLCLVPRFLMRMKRRGGYKKDFGQRFGLYRPDVLQHLTQQQNSIWIQAVSVGEIFIALEFIDTYRKACPDAHFVLSTNTSTAYAIGKKRVSSQDAIIYFPLDMSLIIRKVFRIIRPAAIILVECELWPNLINLAAQKHIPTMLLNGRMSDHSFRGYRKLHWFTRALLQDVQLLLVQTRADAQRFIELGASPERLHITGSAKYDVIKRDVPGEQRTESALKQMGWSPQTRILLGGSTWDGEETILAEIYVELKQTYPDLLLVLIPRHAERRNAVCAVLDELHLKVLRRTDMTETSTHERPDVLLVDTTGEMKNFFSCADIIFIGKSLTQNGGQNIIEPAFYGKTVIVGPNMQNFPGVMIDFLVAKAVVQVQNRQELKQQFLHFMENPESGKALGRNAAALVEKKSGSLKKSAACIAQHITLPTPGV
- a CDS encoding glycosyltransferase, coding for MWFRAGTATRISCRFLVKRRLFRNHCWKYGIYWSRRASSGNQRTQGGCIMAKKKVMILSVSAGSGHLRAAEALEEACRKDDRVEEVRHIDALAFTNKVFQEIYSKGYIEAVKKAPELWAIAFDETDVPWHRTKALSVMQRLNAQPLVNELKRFEPDICLCTHFMPADIISRLIQADKLHTNVGVVVTDYYVHATWLCDIFTRYFVGKQESKVFLEAIGLPTDRIEVSGIPISQDFSQVMDRGGLLKKHGLLPDRPVVLLSAGTFGVMPAKDIFRILERIKTPAQLVVVCGHNDKLKEALNDYADTALTDSNKRYVILGYTDVMHELLAVADLFIGKPGGLTTSECMAAGVPMIVWDPIPGQEWFNACYLLESGAGIIPDNAVTIGYKVDSILGDAEKLKKMSNAARAIAKPDAASHIVDAMLKNENETPVKAFKKKM
- a CDS encoding alpha/beta hydrolase, with product MSTVHVNGIDMFYQKEGKGIPLVCLPGLASTHEVWGAMVPGLRSAYQLIRFDPRGIGRTTSPKEPYSIEQMAADVIGLMDALEIDSAVLMGHSMGTAVALSMASQYPARVLKLVLCNPFSFLRAGALFPFQTNAQLWRNGLSQGALFQIIMPWLFSDSLLANRALVDDMVSFAASQKPVQALYAFENQIAALMHCDVRSALSKVHQSVLLLAGTKDLLVPAGYVRALAERLSDARLVSIISAHMMIVEQPEQIIGQVKAFI
- the aroQ gene encoding type II 3-dehydroquinate dehydratase → MNILVIHGPNLNLLGLREPDKYGIVGLDEVNQLVRDEADLLEISVECFQSNIEGNIVTAIHKAMGRISGIIINAAAYTHTSIAIRDAIAAVQIPTIEVHLTQTAARESFRHVSMIAPVCIGSISGFGADSYVLALRGMYNYLNIKE